A genomic region of Prionailurus bengalensis isolate Pbe53 chromosome D1, Fcat_Pben_1.1_paternal_pri, whole genome shotgun sequence contains the following coding sequences:
- the MYOD1 gene encoding myoblast determination protein 1, translating into MELLSPPLRDVDLTGPDGSLCNFASADDFYDDPCFDSPDLRFFEDLDPRLVHVGALLKPEEHSHFPAAVHPTPGAREDEHVRAPSGHHQAGRCLLWACKACKRKTTNADRRKAATMRERRRLSKVNEAFETLKRCTSSNPNQRLPKVEILRNAIRYIEGLQALLRDQDAAPPGAAAAFYAPGPLPPGRGGEHYSGDSDASSPRSNCSDGMTDYSGPPSGARRRNCYDSTYYSEAPSEPRPGKSAAVSSLDCLSSIVERISTESPTAPSLLLADAPPESSPGPQEAAAQSEVERGAPTPSPDAAPQCPAGANPNPIYQVL; encoded by the exons ATGGAGCTGCTGTCGCCGCCGCTCCGGGACGTAGATTTGACTGGCCCCGACGGCTCCCTCTGCAACTTTGCCTCCGCGGACGATTTCTATGATGACCCGTGTTTCGACTCTCCGGACCTGCGCTTCTTCGAAGACCTGGACCCGCGCCTCGTGCACGTGGGCGCGCTCCTGAAGCCCGAGGAACATTCGCACTTCCCTGCGGCCGTGCATCCGACCCCGGGCGCGCGCGAGGACGAGCATGTGCGCGCGCCCAGCGGGCACCACCAGGCTGGCCGCTGTCTATTGTGGGCCTGCAAAGCGTGCAAGCGCAAGACCACTAACGCCGACCGCCGCAAGGCCGCCACCATGCGCGAGCGGCGCCGCCTGAGCAAAGTCAACGAGGCTTTCGAGACGCTGAAGCGCTGCACGTCCAGCAACCCAAACCAGCGGCTGCCCAAGGTGGAGATCCTGCGCAACGCGATTCGCTACATCGAAGGCCTGCAGGCGCTGCTGCGCGACCAGGACGCCGCGCCCCCTGGCGCCGCCGCGGCCTTTTACGCGCCTGGCCCGCTGCCCCCAGGCCGTGGCGGCGAACACTACAGCGGCGACTCGGACGCGTCCAGCCCGCGCTCCAACTGTTCCGACGGCATG ACGGACTACAGCGGCCCCCCGAGCGGTGCCCGGCGGCGGAACTGCTACGACAGCACCTACTACAGCGAGGCGCCCAGCG AACCCAGGCCCGGGAAGAGTGCTGCGGTGTCGAGCCTCGACTGCCTGTCAAGCATCGTGGAGCGCATCTCCACCGAGAGCCCCACCGCGCCCTCCCTTCTGCTGGCGGATGCGCCGCCGGAGTCGTCTCCGGGCCCACAAGAGGCGGCGGCCCAGAGTGAGGTCGAGCGCGgcgcccccaccccttccccggACGCCGCCCCGCAGTGCCCAGCGGGCGCAAACCCCAACCCCATCTACCAGGTGCTCTGA